In a single window of the Streptomyces sp. NBC_00285 genome:
- a CDS encoding Gfo/Idh/MocA family protein, with amino-acid sequence MKVGCIGLGDIAQKAYLPVLGGRPGTELHVQTRTPATLTRVADGLHLPAGQRHQDLDSLLAQDLDAAFVHAPTNVHPDIVERLLDAGVPTYVDKPLAYELADSARLVALAEERNVSLAVGFNRRFAPGYAQCAEHPRELILMQKNRIGLPEEPRVMILDDFIHVVDTLRFLVPGPVDDVTVRARVEEGLLHHVVLQLAGDGFTALGVMNRLSGSAEEVLEVSGQDTKRQVLNLAEVIDHKGQPTVRRRGDWVPVARQRGIEQAVLTFLDAVRAGKVLSARDALATHELCERVVRAVQERPA; translated from the coding sequence GTGAAGGTCGGCTGCATCGGACTCGGTGACATCGCGCAGAAGGCCTATCTGCCGGTACTCGGTGGTCGCCCCGGCACCGAACTGCACGTGCAGACGCGGACACCGGCGACGCTGACCCGGGTCGCCGACGGCCTGCACCTTCCCGCGGGACAACGGCACCAGGATCTCGACTCGCTGCTCGCCCAGGATCTCGACGCCGCCTTCGTGCACGCGCCGACGAACGTGCACCCCGACATCGTCGAGCGGCTGCTGGACGCGGGCGTACCGACTTACGTCGACAAGCCGCTCGCCTACGAACTCGCCGACTCCGCACGGCTGGTGGCGCTCGCCGAGGAGCGGAACGTCTCGCTCGCCGTCGGGTTCAACCGTCGTTTCGCACCCGGGTACGCGCAGTGCGCCGAGCACCCGCGCGAGCTGATCCTCATGCAGAAGAACCGGATCGGGCTCCCTGAGGAGCCGCGCGTGATGATCCTCGACGACTTCATCCACGTCGTCGACACCCTGCGGTTCCTGGTGCCCGGTCCGGTCGACGACGTGACCGTGCGGGCCCGCGTCGAGGAGGGGCTGCTGCACCATGTCGTGCTCCAGCTCGCCGGGGACGGCTTCACCGCGCTGGGCGTGATGAACCGGCTCAGCGGCTCGGCCGAGGAGGTCCTCGAGGTGTCCGGGCAGGACACCAAGCGGCAGGTGCTCAACCTCGCCGAGGTGATCGACCACAAGGGCCAGCCGACCGTGCGGCGGCGTGGCGACTGGGTGCCGGTGGCCCGGCAGCGCGGCATCGAGCAGGCGGTGCTCACCTTCCTCGACGCCGTGCGCGCGGGAAAGGTGCTCAGCGCCCGGGACGCGCTGGCGACCCATGAGCTGTGCGAACGGGTGGTGCGAGCGGTTCAGGAGCGGCCCGCCTGA
- a CDS encoding DinB family protein, which produces MTTQRTEPATTADERSMLEGWLDYHRETLALKCEGLTDAQLRTTAVEPSTLSLMGLVRHMAEVERSWFRRVLTDEDAGPIYYSEADPDGEFRLTEADTWQEAYGTWQAEIEQSRHNAALFAVDDLTVGKHRRTGERFNLRWLYTHMIEEYARHNGHADLIRERIDGATGD; this is translated from the coding sequence ATGACCACGCAACGCACCGAACCCGCGACCACCGCCGACGAACGCAGCATGCTGGAGGGCTGGCTGGACTATCACCGGGAGACCCTCGCCCTGAAGTGCGAGGGCCTGACCGACGCCCAACTCAGGACCACCGCGGTGGAGCCGTCCACGCTCTCCCTGATGGGTCTGGTGCGGCACATGGCGGAGGTGGAGCGCAGCTGGTTCCGCCGGGTCCTGACGGACGAGGACGCGGGACCGATCTACTACAGCGAGGCCGACCCGGACGGCGAGTTCCGTCTCACGGAGGCCGACACCTGGCAGGAGGCGTACGGCACCTGGCAGGCCGAGATCGAGCAGAGCCGGCACAACGCCGCCCTCTTCGCCGTGGACGACCTCACCGTGGGCAAGCACCGCAGGACCGGTGAGCGGTTCAACCTGCGCTGGCTCTACACCCACATGATCGAGGAGTACGCCCGCCACAACGGCCACGCCGACCTGATCCGCGAGCGCATCGACGGCGCCACGGGCGACTAG